The genomic DNA GATAGAACAAGGTGTAAATGGAGTAGCAATGTCAACACtgtaaaaataagtaaataaagtTAAACAATCAGAAGTGGTTCAGAGTTAGTAGCAGGAGAGACACAAAACTTAAAACTCTTAGATTGATAATCAGTATATTCAGCTTACTTGCTCTTATCTCCCAAGATCTGCAGATCAAAGGCATCAAGTTCAAATCTGTTCGGTTGGGTGATAGAACAAGGTGTAAATGGAGTAGCAATGTCAGCACtgtaaaaataagtaaataaagtTAAACAATAAGAGGTGGTTCAGAGTTGGTAGCGGGAGAGACAAAACTTAAAACTCTTAGATTGATAATCGGTATATTCAGCTTACCTGCTCTTATCTCCCAAGATCTGCAGATCAAAGGCATCAAGTTCAAATCTGTTTGGTTGGGTGATAGAATAAGGTGTAAATGGAGTAGCAATGTCAGCACtgtaaaaataagtaaataaagtTAAACAATAAGAGGTGGTTCAGAGTTAGTAGCAGGAGAGGCACAAAACTTAAAACTCTTAGATTGACAATCAGTATATTCAGCTTACCTGCTCTTATCTCCCAAGATCTGCAGATCAAAGGCATCAAGTTCAAATCTGTTTGGTTGGGTGATAGAACAAGGTGTAAATGGAGTAGCAATGTCAGCACtgtaaaaataagtaaataaagtTAAACAATAAGAGGTGGTTCAGGGTTAGTAGCAGGAGAGACACAAAACTTAAAACTCTTAGATTGATAATCAGCATATTCAGCTTACCTGCTCTTATCTCCCAAGATCTGCAGATCAAAGGCATCAAGTTCAAATCTTTTTGGTCGGGTGATAGAACGAGGTACAAATGGAGTAGCAATGTCTTTGGCAGCATTCTTTTGGCCTTCAAAGTCATTAATTTTAAGCAACGCATGATGGCAATCATCAAGTAGATACTTGACTTTCTTCGAGTATATCCTCGCAATGCCAAGGAGAAGGTAGCCTAGTACTCTATATGGAACATCAGGAAATTCTTCTTTCAATATCTCATCTGTAACAAGAAACAAGACTATTAAGGCCATTGAAAAGCTTGACATGTCAGAAATTAGATGGCAACAAATAACTGTTTTCCAAACTAAACACTAGAACTAACTCAAAAAATACAAACTCCATCCTTGAACATGTTATAACTGGAGTTTTTCATAAAAGCACTGACTTCCAACAAATTATTTAGGAAACTACTTAACATTCCAACCTATTTTGAAATCTACTAGAAACTATTCCATATCACCACGATGCTGACTGGACGCACATGAAAAGGGGGGACTGACTTGGTGCAAGTAACACCCGCTGATCCAGCCTGCGGTTATTGCGACACATCAAATTGAACGGGGCACTGACTTGGTGCAAGTAACACCCGCTGATCCAGCCAGCGGGTGTTGCGACACATCAAATTGATGGTAGTGGCAGCCTTCTACCATTACCATCAaactaataatatttattaaacatgtaaataaaatgtaatacataatataattgtGTAATGTGTATTACTTTAaatataactaattaattattattagttttattaagaataatattatatgtCTATTCTACTACACAAGCAAGTATCAGATTTGGTGTTATGAACCATTGTTGGGTTTTTGATTTCCTAAAactctctttatatattttacttaaaaaatgcaacaacaaaataaaacatttcctaACTTAAACCTATGAGCTCCAAATCACAATAGAGCAAGAGTAACCAACCATTGCACTAagactcattttcatttaaaaaagtTATAGCAAAGAAAACATGATGCGAAACCTTTAAACATAATAtgggatataatggccttacagaACATATAGATCTAGATAGAGATGGTTGAAAAACTAGCATTCATGTTGTAAGGAAATTCTATATCTGCTTTGGGGAACATCCATTTCCTAAATATGCCAAATCAAGAGTTTACCATTCTCTCCAAAAGATCTCAAAGAAGTCTTGATTTTTGGACTACTCACAATTGGCAGTAAGAAATCAACCTGTGGATTTTCCTTAATCACAAAAACTATCACTGTGGTGTGGTGTAACCTAAGCACAATGTATGCCATAAATTAACTGACGCAATTGGACCAATCAAATATTATGAAAACATAGTTACAAGAGTGAAGTAGCTTCCAACTTTTTCCTAGTTTCTAGAACTCATAACCTTAAGTTTGAACacgcattctctctctctctctctccccagaACCCATAAGACGCTGCTACCATGCTTGATGAACGCAATCACCATTTGGCTAAAAACCACCACAAAAAAAAAGCAAATCTTCTTGATTTCACACTTGAATAATCTAAGAACTTcacatttctctctctaatcCAAGTTGTCTTCTTTCTATGGTTCTGCAACCCTGCTTGCCTAAGTATgtgatatatatgtgtgtgtgtgtgtgtgtgtgcgtgtgtgcacAAAACAGAGCACACATTGTTATTCATTCTTTAGCCTACAACAatcttctcaaaatttcaagCATACCTTTCACATATTACAAAATTGGAATACAACAAGCCTAAAACGCAAGTTCTGTTTACAAATTTGCCAGAAATAAAAATCCTAACCCGATAAATGGACAACACGACTTATCCGACTAACCAAACCGAGTTTGTGCATATTTAATCATAATACATTCATGGAATCCCATTTTCCCTATGATTCGTTTATTTGACATTAGGGTAGCTTCAATGGTTTCATTCCAAATTGTGTAAAAAAGACAACTTGCTATCTTATACTTTCACCCAAATCAAAGCCAGCCTTCCtcgtttattttcttttctttttctcgcTTGAAGCTTTCCAAGGCTGGAAAAGCAATTTGAAAGTCCTAATGAAAAGATGCAGACAGAAAGAAAGAGCGAGATTGGAGGACTGACCGACGCAAGAAGAGATATCGGTCTCAGCAACTTCGTTTTTCTTCAAGCGTTTAGGAAAGTGAGCAGCCACCCATATCCTTCTCAAAGGCCCCTTTCTATACAGCAGAGACTGTGAGTcgaacatctctctctctccctgacGCTCTCTCTAGCTCGCTCTGtgtatgcgtgtgtgtgtgtgtgtatatatatatatatatatgtttccaTATACGCCGCATTTCTCAACGTTGGAAACAAAACTACTACTGCAGAGAAGAAACGGTCGACACGAGAGAAGAGTGTCGGGGAAGCTTCAAATGACGATAATGTCCTtcctttaaatattattattattattttccatttatgCAGTTAACTCAAATTCATTTgtctaattcaaatttaaaaccaACAAGAGCATGAGTATAATTAATCAGAAAAGCATAGTGAGAATAGCTAGtacttattaaaatataaaatataataatcacaACGTCGCTCTTATAAGGTAAATAATGAAGATACtcttgtcattttatatattgacgttaattttttaatttgacaaTTATCATTATGAACTTATGAGATGATACCCGTTCTatttgataatatataatttttaaatgtgaaaataaatatgacttAAGGTAGAATTATTCACATCTAGCTCACAAATTAAGAgaaacacacacaaaacattagtaatctattttgatttttgatgatGGTTTTTTGGACCGACCACAACGTGCCATTTCTGTCAATGGACCTCGGGAATTGGACCTCGGACTTGGCGATGTCTGATCTCGGTGATAGGACCTGCATGACAACGGAGTGGTGGGGTTAaggtcccccggggtggacttcGACGCTCAAATCAATAGAATAAATACAAGTAGTAATAACtgtgagagctgtagagcttaaCCATACCTGGTAAGAACTCttgtcttttatatatatacccGTTATAGTGTACCCAAAATAAACCCGTGATGAGCGGGTGGGGCACGACTCTCGAGGATctcggtcaagttggaacgggtcttgcagCCCGGCCTGGATTTTTCGACCTCCGCTCCGGATTGTAGACTTGCCACGTGTTAGTCTCTCAAGCGATCCACGTGGCGAGTAAGACTATTGCcgcgtaggggtattttggtaattttaggtggtgctacatcaattttaatatttaatttaatgatctaataaaaaaatatatccattgaaataaaagaaaatagtaaaaagcCATTCGATAatcatacaaattaattaattaaaaaattcaaacaactgAAAAAAATACAGTAAAGTAGAAGAAGTACCATTAGATCATCATATTcgttcaagaaaaaataaataagtatcaattttttcttataacgAACAAATTCTTGAATCTAAACATACAAACTATTTTTAGCAcaccaaaaattaaattttcatcgAGACATAGTCAAAGTCTCTAAACAAATCTAAAGATACAAACTAGTTATTTGAAAGCTTTTTCAAGCAAATGCGCAtttccaacttttttttttggatagaATCTCACTCAAACTATTTGTAGtctcaataaaaaatatagttttgaaaaactcttgaaaatttttcgttatttgaCTCgcactttaaaaattttatttgtctaatttcaaaattcttacTCTTGAGTACATAATCTCAACTACATCAGTTCATAATATATAAGCGGTAACTCTAGTTGttgaggtaattttttttaatttaattatattgagatatgaaattgagaaattatttgatatattttgttttgttatttttttaatttaagagaatgtattttatgaattaatatagaatatgaaatcatttttaacttataaaaatatttaattattttaaatatatattatttaaaataaaaaggagaaatattttttaaaaatgaaaatagaaattacATGGAAACGGAATTCACCATTTCCTTTTAGGGGGCAACACGTAATTTGATACGTGTCCTTGTCCGGTTACTTGAGCGGGAATGTAAGGAAGGAACATTCTGATAAAGTGACGCGCCAAATGTCAATCTCCCTCCTCCTGCCACGTGTGGACAACTGAAAGCAGTCAGAATTTccagatattattattattattttttttagattaaacATGactttaaaaatgttaaaactttcctttaatttatttaaaattttaattttagtaactTACCACTCATAATTCATCATTAGTAATACTTTAATATCATTAAGCTTCAGTGAATAATTTTGCCTTTTCATTAACTTCTTATTATAAACTATTGGAAGATAGTTGGTTAATATTAGAAGTATACAAAAagttagtttaattattaaattaattaaaatttattaactaattaaatcaaattgaagagtaaaattgaactgaacaagctaattaatctaaaaaatagaactaattgataattaaaaaattgaattcaaatcGTATAAATCgaagaaatataagaaaatcGAAATAATCgataaaaaacacacaaaataaaaaaaatgatttcattttataaatatcaaaataacatcattttaaattttggctGATTCGATTAATTATATTGTTTCAATCAAAGTATcgaatcaaaaattgaaaactaaacttttgaaaaaaattagtcGAATCAAAccgataaaagaaaaaaatcgaaccgaatctaTAAGTTTAGTTGGGTTAGTTTGAGTAAATTGAACTTTTGCTAtctcttaattaaaatataattatttttttaatattttaaaattatttttaaatctcaTATTAAGGAAcggaaataaaatttaaatttataatgtcATACTTATTAtaaagtattaattattatctaaattACCTTTAAAAATAAGTATGATAAAgtttcaataataatataatattttaacacATTAAAAGCTAAATTGATAAaaccaaaactttaaaataaattaatgggccaaaaaattcataagaatattttattgtggttataaaaagtatataaaagGAACATCAAATTTAATGAGACCACAACCATTATTACTAATAGCTTCTTTACTTTtatgtcattattttttttcataattatttcacttttcaaaataactatttaacattttatatagTCATTTTTGTATACCTGTAACACgataatacattaatatacatttttaacattaattaaattcttattaacattaatattttttttttctaaataaaattcattaaataagaaaaagtgCAAAACttctaaaagaaaaaacacaaacaTACCTTGTCAACAGGAAAactatatgaataaaaaaaaacaaagcttACCAAGAAACAATGAGGAGTTGCAATAATATAATGGGcatgtttgttgcagcttaaaaattataacttttatcttatagcttcaaaaaagttgaGATGTAGTATTTGTTTTatcttatagaattctaacttatagttTTTACTAGTTTTTAGAAGGGATAGAAGTTAACCttttcaaagctggggtaccccaccTTTTACAACCTCTGCTTAAATGATTATagttttatgacaattttgttcttatttttaacaaagaattaccttattgtctacgcaatcatgggtttttcttttccaccgccatctccattttcagatatcttcctctctcttgccatcttcctctctctatactttaattaatttttttataacacttgaaatttatacatatacactaattaatttttaaattatcattctataactactaagggtattatggacaattatacaaaaataagttattttatagcttatggtatcaaatactacaactacttaactacaacttaTAAAAAACTGTAacaaacaggttcacaacttattctaagttttcgaacctataatctaagaagctataagctataatttctttaattaagctgcaacaaacggggccaataaaaatgtctcaaataggggaagaaaaaaaaacagagaaaaacaaaataacccTACAAAAACTCTTCACATGCAGAGATCTTCAAACAACAAGGTTATCCTGACCGTGATGAAGAATGAAACTACAGTAGTAGGTCGGTCGACATGGTAACGATAGGAAAAGTTAGGCAGATGGAGTAGCCGAAAGACTTTAAGAACAATACaataaaaagggaaaagaaaaacattaatatACATTATCCTTACTCATATCAAGGATTATAGTTGCTTgagtaataaaaataattaaggtgcgTTTAATAGGGGTGGAAAATGATggtgaaattcattttttattcaaatttcaagaaattatatcaaacagttttttttttcatggaattcgaattccatcttaatttaaaaagtgaagattttttttttaaattaagaaattaaaatttctagagAGTgggataagaattaaaatttcatgGAATTAGAATTTCACCCACTTTCTAAATTTtatggaattccaattctcaccccattctctaaaaattctaattccttgattgaattcgaattccataaaaaaaaaaacaactatttgataaatttttttaaaatttgaatgaaaaatgaatttcactCTCATTTTTCACTCCTATCAAATGTAcccttattttaacaaataagagtaaaattgtataaaaaacAGCCCTTTTTAACATTCAGAAAAGCAAGGAACCACCTGCACTTTGTGTAAAAAACAGCCCTTTTTAACATTCAGAAAAGCAAGGAACCACCTGCACCATAGGGCAATTATACAACCCACACAATGCAAAGAAAGTGAACTATAAGAAGACAACACCACATGAATAGGAATAATATTTGGACAGAGAAACAGGGGAGCACGGAGAACATTTCTTCATTTCCATGTGCATATACAATTATACACCAAATAATCATCTCCCATTATATGAACACGACATTggaacatctatatatatatagtactgCAATGCGAACTAAggcatatacatatacatattcgTTAACTTGCTTGCCTTCTGGAccagagagagatggagagagagagagagcactcAAACGCCTAAGTGAATCAGGCATTATCATGAGCAAAACCAGCTTGCAGAACTACCATTGTTGCGCGACCAAAACCAGATCCACGCATATCGGGATCTGTCATCcagcatttttctttattttgcgTTTTAGAGCCTTATGGAACTCGCCATCTGAAAGAGAGAGCACCTGGTTTAGCAGCAACCTCACCCCGCTCGACATCATGATCGTGTACCTGGGTTTAATCCGCTCCTCCAAACTGTATCCGAAATACTGAGGAAATTTTACCAGTTCGGATTTTGGGTAACCCATTGTCAAGAAGAACTCCCACTTGGGTACCAAGCTATCTGACAAGCTGAAAGTATACAAGGCCCTGTATCTTGATATCATGGTCGCGAGATCCCCCATGCTGTATCCCCTTTCTAGGAAAAATTCTGTCACGGGCTTCAGATTGGCCTCGATGCTAAGACCAAACGTTTGTGGAGATCGGTAGAGAAGCAGCGCCACATCCACTCCGATAGAATGGAAATATTCAGCTGTTGGCCGCAGCTTATCCTCCACGCTGTAGCTTATAATATTTGGGCAGCGAGTTAGAACCTTGCCCACGCTCTCGGCTGAAAGCCCCATCTCATAAAGGAAATCCACTGTTGTTTTCAGTTTTGTCCTGCTATAAGTGAGAAGTGCTGGGAACCGGAAAATCACCTTTGCCCATTGCTTCTTGTCCATGCCTAAGTTCTCCAAAAACCTCATGGTCGGTATTAAGTTTTCAGAGAGGCTGATTCCACAGAGTTGAGGCCTCTTGGTGAGGATGGTGGGAATATCAGTCTTGGACACCCCAAGATCGAGAAGGAATTCCACAATAGGCTTAACTTTCCCCTCCAAGCTGTAGTAGGCAAAGGCAGGGAACTTGCGCGTCACTTCTTTGATCACCTCGAGTTCCATGCCAAGTTCTGTGAGGTAGATAATGCTCGGAGGGAGCTCCCTGAAAGAGCTGACCTGGGTTACTCGAGCCAAAGCTTTCAACTTCCTGGAGTTAAGGGCGGTAATTGGGGGTGAAACTGGGGCGGCTGATTTTTCTTCAACTGGTGGGTTTGGTAATTTTTCTAACACACTTTCTTTAATAGCTGGATTTGGAAAGTTTTCCACTACATCTACAAGAATGTCTCCATACTCCTCATAAAGGGTTTCAAGATATGGACTAAGAGCATCCCTGATCTCGAGAGTTGTAAGCTCCCGTCCTGAAATGCCAAAGAAAATGTGACAAGCTGGAGTCGAAGATTTGAGGAAAAGACAATCGTAAGAAAATGCGCTTCAGGGAAAatagtgatttttcaaaatcgaaCCTACTAGGTACCGAGCTTTATGGACAGAATGAAGCCTTGTAACAAGGTGATCAATGAATAGTTCTGATTTGTTGACAGTCCTTGCAGCAACTGCATTGCTCAAACCCCGTTTCTTCAAGAACAAGGTCAGTACAGCCCtggcttcttctttttctgctGCTAACAAACTTGGAGGCACCAATCTTAAGCTGAGTGACCCTTCATTCCCAGATTCAGCTGCTATTGTACCCGCCCCCCAAAAAAACCTCCATATTTgttaaagaaacaaaataatatatgcaCGTCTGAGAACTTCAGAGTGGAGGTAAGAATGATCCATCAGATGCAACATGGAGAAGAATGAACAAGAAATTGCTTACCAAACTTTGCCTGGCAGAACAGCCTTGAAGGGTAAGAGAAACAAGACCTTGGGAGATAAACAAATAGTATCAGTTTATCACCAGAGACAGAAGATAAAGAACTGCAAGCTGTTACCACTGCTGTTCTGTTGTCTTTATTACTAGTTTTGCGATGCTAGCCACTTGCACTTAGtatctcaaataattaaaataatgataatttgataaaattcataatacTCATGTTTGGCTAAGGAAAAAATGCCCTGGTTCGACGCAATCATCTATTGAACTACTTAGAATGTATGCTCATTCTACCAGTTCCTTATAATTCACTCTGACATTGGCTTTTATAATGTGTCTATAACACACATAGTAAAACTAACATACAACAAAGACAGTCTGATTGTGCTATTCAGAATAAACTTTGTGGCAAACATGCGTATTTAGTTTGATTCAtcttcaacaacaacaatcacaagacTTGGATTTCTCTAAAATTCATGATGATCTACTGCGTTCTAAGCTGGCTGTTGTTGGCTCATcttcaaatattgaaaaattatctgGAACCAAATCATATTATTTTCGCAACTAGCCTGACATTCCCTGAAAACTTCCTGTTCCTGGGCCATCATACTTCTGTTCTAATGTGCCACCAGGGCCTGAACATCTTTGCTTTAGAGGCTGTTTGGTTTACCGGTTTTTAAAACAGTTTTTAAGCCTTTCTACTTATAAGCTGTGTAAAGCTTTAAAGTTGGCTAACGTTTAAGTTAATAACGTGTTTTAAACTAGCATTTATATAGctatatgtttggtttaaaaaaaatgataaattatcataacttaacaaaaagactaaaatgaaCATGTTGTTAAATAacgtaaataaaattcataaaaatactaaattttaataaattataaattgatatctAACTGATAAAATTGTTACCATtacatgttgataaattatatacaattgttaaaaaatatattaatacaatgcTTTATGTTTAAttcctaaaaatatatgttgagacattatataaattctttatttttatatttcatcaatacatataaaatatttgagaaatttatatctgtttcgtctctaaatttgatatatatttacaattacaaaattaaagcAAGTTTAATAAGACACAATAATTGAATTGAAGTTCAATATTCCCATACATATA from Diospyros lotus cultivar Yz01 chromosome 4, ASM1463336v1, whole genome shotgun sequence includes the following:
- the LOC127800099 gene encoding transcription termination factor MTERF5, chloroplastic isoform X2, translating into MQAFAVSRCFNVSPVSRAALSVSRSCFSYPSRLFCQAKFAAESGNEGSLSLRLVPPSLLAAEKEEARAVLTLFLKKRGLSNAVAARTVNKSELFIDHLVTRLHSVHKARYLVGRELTTLEIRDALSPYLETLYEEYGDILVDVVENFPNPAIKESVLEKLPNPPVEEKSAAPVSPPITALNSRKLKALARVTQVSSFRELPPSIIYLTELGMELEVIKEVTRKFPAFAYYSLEGKVKPIVEFLLDLGVSKTDIPTILTKRPQLCGISLSENLIPTMRFLENLGMDKKQWAKVIFRFPALLTYSRTKLKTTVDFLYEMGLSAESVGKVLTRCPNIISYSVEDKLRPTAEYFHSIGVDVALLLYRSPQTFGLSIEANLKPVTEFFLERGYSMGDLATMISRYRALYTFSLSDSLVPKWEFFLTMGYPKSELVKFPQYFGYSLEERIKPRYTIMMSSGVRLLLNQVLSLSDGEFHKALKRKIKKNAG
- the LOC127800099 gene encoding transcription termination factor MTERF5, chloroplastic isoform X3; its protein translation is MQAFAVSRCFNVSPVSRAALSVSRSCFSYPSRLFCQAKFAESGNEGSLSLRLVPPSLLAAEKEEARAVLTLFLKKRGLSNAVAARTVNKSELFIDHLVTRLHSVHKARYLVGRELTTLEIRDALSPYLETLYEEYGDILVDVVENFPNPAIKESVLEKLPNPPVEEKSAAPVSPPITALNSRKLKALARVTQVSSFRELPPSIIYLTELGMELEVIKEVTRKFPAFAYYSLEGKVKPIVEFLLDLGVSKTDIPTILTKRPQLCGISLSENLIPTMRFLENLGMDKKQWAKVIFRFPALLTYSRTKLKTTVDFLYEMGLSAESVGKVLTRCPNIISYSVEDKLRPTAEYFHSIGVDVALLLYRSPQTFGLSIEANLKPVTEFFLERGYSMGDLATMISRYRALYTFSLSDSLVPKWEFFLTMGYPKSELVKFPQYFGYSLEERIKPRYTIMMSSGVRLLLNQVLSLSDGEFHKALKRKIKKNAG
- the LOC127800099 gene encoding transcription termination factor MTERF5, chloroplastic isoform X1 — its product is MEWSKYLAREVEEDHEKPSERCSSLILVKRVLFLLPFKAVLPGKVWFFWGAGTIAAESGNEGSLSLRLVPPSLLAAEKEEARAVLTLFLKKRGLSNAVAARTVNKSELFIDHLVTRLHSVHKARYLVGRELTTLEIRDALSPYLETLYEEYGDILVDVVENFPNPAIKESVLEKLPNPPVEEKSAAPVSPPITALNSRKLKALARVTQVSSFRELPPSIIYLTELGMELEVIKEVTRKFPAFAYYSLEGKVKPIVEFLLDLGVSKTDIPTILTKRPQLCGISLSENLIPTMRFLENLGMDKKQWAKVIFRFPALLTYSRTKLKTTVDFLYEMGLSAESVGKVLTRCPNIISYSVEDKLRPTAEYFHSIGVDVALLLYRSPQTFGLSIEANLKPVTEFFLERGYSMGDLATMISRYRALYTFSLSDSLVPKWEFFLTMGYPKSELVKFPQYFGYSLEERIKPRYTIMMSSGVRLLLNQVLSLSDGEFHKALKRKIKKNAG